The Cryptococcus gattii WM276 chromosome F, complete sequence genome segment GAAAATGGCTTGGCAAATTCTACTCGGAATGTTACTCCGAGTTGACTTCTTCCACCGGCTACAACTCTCATGTCAGGGAGCTTTATGACATTCTTTATGTTGTGAACCCTTTAAAGGATGCCGTTTGTGCGGTTGACTCTTCTAACCAGGAATACTGTGTCAACCAGATTGTCCAGTCCGAGTCCATTTCCACCTCCAATTCTACCGCTTCTAATTCCACTTCCGCCGACGACGCCTCTGTTGCTCTCAACACCACCACCTTGTTCGCCAACTTTGCCGCGGTTGGCAGCGGCCTTTCTCCCGTTGAGATTGCTGCCTCCAGCCTCTACGTCGAAATTACCTCCTCCGCCTATTCTTTGAAGAAGCGATTCCTTGACACTGTCCTCTCTCGACGTGCCGCTCAGTCCGTCCACATGGCTACCGTCATCACCCCCAATGTCACTACCTACAAGAATACTAaccttcctttcctcttcctccagccctCCATGGGTTCCAGCGCCCTCTGTACTCCTTGCACTCGTGAGATCCTGGTCGCGTACATCAAGTGGGAAACTCAAATGCCTTATGCGCTTGGTCTCAAGCAGTCTCCTATCCTCGGTGGCCAGTCCGCCCTCTGGTCTGCTATCAACTCTACTTGCGGCACCACTTACGTCAACGCCATTAATTCTGAAGTTGGCTCTGCTTTGAGCTCCAGCTTGAACGGCTCTTCTTCCGGCGCGGAGAGCTTGCTTGTTGGTCAGGGCGGTCTTAAGGGCTTGACTGTTATCGTTGGCGCGACGGTCGTAGCGGGTGTTATGGGTCTTCTTATCTAAGTCTCTCTAGAAGAGATTATAGTTTCATTTGTATCTTAAACCTTTCAACCTTTTGTTATCTTTACTTTTACCTCTGTTGACAGAGGATTTCAATAAATTAGATACGCTCCCGGACACTGGCATTTTCTGTTTTAGCGCTTATATCTATGAAATGGCCTTGAACGTGCCGGTATAACCTACGTATCTTTCTTGCTTCCAAAGGAGACATATCTAGCTGGTTTATATACCCTTTCTTTTATTTTCAGGTGTTGAATGGATAGTGTCTACTCCATATGCACGGTAATATCAAGTGTGGACGCTGCTTAGTAATGATACGTAGGAAGGGAAAAATTGATTCCGCACCCTCCACCTCCAGCTAACGCGTCGCGAACGCGAAATGCTGCAGCATGTTTACCGTCGTCGCTCGCTGTTTTTTTGCTCTATTTTTTACTTTAATTCTTTCAATTCCTAGCCATAACCACTGAGCAGCCTCATCCAAGGCCAATTCGCACCTATATACCCATAGGCCTGCAATCCCCTACCAAATAACACCAAGACAATGGCCTCGTCCCAACTCGAGGATGGGGCCCTTATACCCTCGTCCACGACAGGCGGATTGATCTTTGATGTTGCCGTCTTCAGGACCTATCTTCAAAGCCTTTTGCCACTTGGTGCGTTCTTTATCCATGTAATCTATGTATAAATGTAGCCGCTAACTAAAGTCACCTACGTAGTGATGTCTGCGGCACCACAAGAATTAGAAGATAGCCTATTTGAAGATCCCAACTTTGACGAAAAAACGGTAAGATTTGCTACTGATGCAAACTGTCAGGTCGTATATATCACTCGAGAGAGATACCTCGACGTTGACGAAGACGGTGAGCCACCTTCACCATAAGTGTTGGCATACCAGATTGACATGGTATATCCGAAAACAGAGACACCCATCGCACGGATCACATATCGGCTTCACCTCCCTCCCACCCCTCCCCACTCGCCCAACACCCTATCAACCCTCGCACTTATCAAAACATCTCCCACGATCGACTCTCTTAATCCTCTCGGGACGCAACTCCATTTCCTGCAACTTTCGTCAGCGTTTACCGCCCCCGCTTTagttgaagatgatggtACCCCCTCGGGCACCACGACGGTCGTCACCACTCCAACCGTCAACGCCGGCGCTCAGAGTACACCTTATGATGGTTTACACAGTCTAGTTCATTGGGGTGTGGCACCATGGTTCGACTCGTACGTTAGCTCGAAGCAGAGCCTTATTCCCGGACATGGAACACATGATGGCTTGGGAAAGAAGGGTGGCGAGGCGCAGATGGGCATTCCAGTTAcaaagaagaagtttgCGGAACTGGAATTATCATTGCTGCATCTCAAACAGAATGTGGAGATACCTGAGGTGCATCTGTCCGTGCATCCAGCTATTCGTAAAGCTGTCGCGCAAGTGAGTAACGTTCtcctcttttttctttcgTAATTGAAGAGGCAGCCTGATCGTGAATGTAGTGCAACGCCACGAACCAACGTGTCTCGCCCGACGCTGTCGAACCTCAATCTCTCCTCTCAGACCCATCATTCCTCAACAAACTCCAAGCTGACGTCAACTCTTGGATCAAGGAGATTCAAGCCGTCACCAAGCTCAATCGCGACGTTGCCAGTGGAACTGCGTCTCAAGAAATAAATTTCTGGCTCAGTATGGAGCACGCGCTTGAGGGAATCGAGCAACAGTTGGGAGGGGAGGAAGTGACTCTTGTGTTGGATGTGTTGAAGCACGCGAAAAGGTTCCATGCGACGGTCAGTTTCATCGCTGATACGGGATTGAAGGAAGCCGCGGACCGTGGTAGGTCATTTCTCGTCCTCATTGATTAGGGGGTTCTTGCTGATAAAAGTATCTAGTCCACAAGCATAACATCTTGATGAAGGACTTTCCTCTCGATGAGCTTTTGGCTGCGACAGACCTTGAAAAGATTCAAGAAGCCATTTACCTCATCTTTGCTCATATTAACAAGAAGCTCAAACTTTCGTAAGTCATTTCACGACTTCGTTGAGGATCTTCCAGATTTAATTCTATTGATAAGGCCCTACCCCATCCGACGCATCCTCCCCCTCGTTGAAGCTATCTCTTCAGACTTCAATGACCAACTTCTCAAAGTCCTCAGCTCGCAACGACTGATGTACATGGACCACGCCAAGTTTGAGGAAGTGATGGCAACGGCTGCGGAAGTGTTTGGTACATGGGACGAAAATATGAAAGATTTCACCAACGTCGCTCGTGAAGGTATATATATGATGGTCCTTCCCACATTGATGGGTATTGAAACTGACTAGTGGTGTAGTATCAAGGAAGAGGGCTGAAAAGTTCATCTCCATCAAAATCAACCCTGTTCATGCCAAACTCCAAGAACGTATCATTTACCTTCGAGCGTTCCGTCGCTCGCACGAGCAGCTCCGAGTTATGACCAGTTCCACCAGATCATTCAGCGGTCTGGGTAATGATGTTCCATTTGACATCGAtatggaggaagaagtgaGGTTGAGTTATGAGAATGTGAAGAATGTAGATGTGCTGGATGTCTCCTCTGGTACGTTTGGTTCGCGCCCAGTGATGTCAAGCAATGGCAGCTGATAAGAGCGTCTAGAGGGTTCAGAGATCTGGTATACTGCCGAAACAGCGTACAATGATCGAGTAGCAAGGATCGAGAACCAGATCATATCGAGATTGAGGGACAAGCTTGCGACGGCAAGAAACGCCCAAGAAATGTTTAGAGTCTTCTCCAAATTCAACACTCTGTTTGTACGACCCAAGATTCGTGGCGCCATCCAAGAGTATCAGACACGTCTCATTGAATCTGTCAAAGAAGATATTCATCGTCTTCGCCAAAAGTTCACTGAAAACTATCGAAACTCGCAAGCTTACCACATGTCCCAGATGCGAGACTTCCCATCTGTATCCTCTGCCATCATATGGGCCCGCCAGATTGAACGTCAGCTTCTGACTTACATGAAACGTGTAGAAGACGTGCTGGGCAAGGGATGGGAATCGTACGCAGAAGGCCACAAGCTTCAAATGGAGAGCGCATCCTTCCGGGCCAAGCTCGATACTAGGCCTCTTTACGATGCTTGGGTTGGTGATATCACCAAACGAGGCAACCTTACTATCACCGGTCGTCTCTTTGACGTGATCCGCACCCGTGCTACTGCAACTAACGCCCAAGGTCAACTCCAATTGGTCGTCCAATTTGACCCACAGGTCATTGCTCTTTTCAAAGAAGTTCGATCCCTGATTTGGCTTGGCTTCCCTGTTCCATTGACTGTTAGTCACAAGGCAAAGGATGCAAAGCGGGTTTATCCCCATGCTGTCAGCCTGATGGAAAGCGTGAAGACTTATACGCAGACTTTAGACTTGATCGAGAGGAATCCAGAGGTAGCTATCTTATTAGCAAGCTACAGATCGCATGCTTTACAAATGATTGAGAGGGGTAGGTTTTTTCTGCGCCGATGTATGTGAGTAACGAGCTGATGGTATACGGTAGGTATGAAGATGCAATGGGACCATCTTGTCAATGCCTATGAAGGCCACCGCTTCCTTCCAGGCTCAATCACAGATAGCCGCGAGTCTCGCCACTTCCTTTTTGTCCGCGAATTCGCGAGCGTTGTGTCCCTCTTGCAAGACAAAGCCAACGCTCTTATTGAAATCTACACAGATATCAATAGGATCCTCGAGGAGCTTGCTGTCTGCAAGTACACTCCCGATACATTTTCATCTTTGCTTGGCCAAATACAAAAGATCATTGATCATCTCAACTTAGAAAATTATAGTAACCTTGATGCCTGGGTGACTACTCTAAATGAGAAGATTGACAGGGTTTTGGGCGAAAGGCTGGTCAACGTTATCGAGATATGGTGCACTGAGTTTGGTAGGGATGAGGAAGCCGCTGGCGGTGAGACCGTCGTTGCTAGTGGCATTGGGCCCAAAGACGATATGGAGATCGAGCCTTTGGTCCACGAGATCAGGATCAGGAACCAAGTCATTTATCTTGACCCTCCTATTGAGCTGGCCAGGCAGGAATGGTTGAGCCAATTCCAGGATACATTGGGTGAGTTCCTCAGTCTCCTAGATTGAAGTGAAAGTGGGAAAAAGCTAATATTTGGATAGGGGTGATATGTAATCTCGGTAGGATCAGGAGTTCAAGATATGAAATTAATCTCCAGGCGGAGGAGGCAAGCTTAGAAGAGACTACATATGTTGGCTTGGTGCGTTCATCTCCATAATCAAGGAACAACCGCTGATAATTCACGTGGTAGCTTACCTCCTTTGATGACGGCACTCTCGAAAAGCCCCTGGGTCTCATTGAAGACAAAGTGCAGATTGTCAGCTCCTACGTCAACAAGTGGCTGCGATTCCAGTCGCTTTGGGATCTCCAAGCCGAATACGTTTACAGTCGCCTCGGTGACTCTCTTGCCGACTGGGGACAGCTCCTTTCCGACATTCGCCAAACTCGGTCAACTTTTGATACTGCTGACACTAAGAAGGACTTCGGTGTGTGCGTGATCGATTATGCAAACGCGCAGAGCAAAGTCAACGCCAAGTACGATTCGTGGCAGCGTGAGTTGCTCGCAAAGTACGGTGCCAAGCTTGGCGTAAGCATGAAGGACACGTACAATGCCATCCTCAAGGCCCGAACAGACCTTGAAGGGCTTGCAATCGAGGGAAGCTCTACAGCTCGGGCCGTGTCGTTTATCACTTTTGTACAGGACCTTAAAAGGAAGGTAGAAAAATGGGGTCCCGAAATCGAAGAGTTCGACCGAGGACAAAAGACTCTTGAGAGACAGAGATACTCGTTCCCTGCCGATTGGCTCTATATTGACCAGATCCAGGGCGAATGGAGTGCCTTTTCAGAGATCCTCAAAAGGAAAGACGACTCTATCAAAGAGCAGGTTGCCGGTCTACAGTTAAAGATTGTTGCCGAAGACAAGGTCATTGACCAGCGGATTCGGGACTTTATTGTAGAATGGGAGGAAAATAAACCCCTTCAAGGCAGTATCAAAGCGGAGACTGCTATAAACACACTCAATGTGTTTGAAGGTCGTCTGGCCCGACTTTTAGAGGAGTACAACCTTGTCTGCAGAGCGAAAGAGGCACTTGACCTGGAGCACTCTAAAGATGACCGCCTGCAACCTGTTAATGAAGAATTGAGAGACCTTAAGGCAGTCTGGACCGCGCTATCTGGCATATGGGGAAGGTTGGCGCAATTGCGCGAAACGTTGTGGACTGCTGTCCAGGTGTGTTTGCATTGATCTGAGTAATGTCTCTAACTAATTTCTTTTTGTGATCACAGCCCCGCAAACTTCGCCAAGAGCTTGACGCTATTCTTTCGTCTACTCGAGACATGCCAAGCCGCATGCGCCAATATGCCGCATTTGAATATGTCcaagataccatcaagGCACTCCTTAAATCCAACATCCTTATCGGCGAGTTGAAGTCCGAGGCTTTGAGAGAGAGACATTGGTCCAAGCTGTACAAGGCTTTGAGGATGCAGACACATCAGGCATCTTCGTGAGTGTTTTATCTGTTTGGAGACCTTAAAGACTAATCAATTCCAAAGAATGACCCTCGGTCAAGTTTACGATCTCGATTTAAAGCGGAATGAGGCCCTCATTAAAGAAGTTGTTGTCCAGGCCCAAGGTGAGATGGCGCTCGAGGAATTCATCAGACAGGTCAAAGAGACTTGGTCCTCCTACTCTCTTGATCTAATCAACTATCAGAACAAGTGCCGACTAATCCGGTAAGTTGTTTTGATGTTTTCTAAGGCGTTCTTGCGGATAACTGATATGCGATACAGAGGCTGGGACGATTTTTTCAACAAATGCGGCGAACATCTTAACTCTCTGACAGCCATGCGTATGTCTCCGTACTACAGAATATTTGAAGAAGACGCTGCCTCTTGGGAGGACAAACTCAATCGCATCCATGTCTTATTTGATGTATGGATTGATGTTCAGCGACAATGGGTTTACCTTGAAGGGATCTTTTCTGGTAATGCCGACATCAAACACCTCCTGCCTGTGGAGAGTGCTCGTTTCCAGAACATCAACTCTGAGTTCTTGACAGTCATGAAGCGGGTCAACAAATCTCCGTTTGTTCTCGACGTCCTGAACATCCCGGGTATCCAGAAGAACCTCGAGCGATTGGCGGATCTTCTCACCAAGATCCAGAAGGCCTTGGGGGAATACTTGGAAAAAGAACGTTCATCATTCCCCCGTTTCTACTTCGTTGGTGACGAAGATTTGCTCGAAATTATCGGTAACAGCAAAAACACCCGTCGAATCATGAAGCACCTCAAGAAAATGTTTGCTGGTATATCGACTTTGCAAATGGACGAAGATGAGACGCAGTTGCTTGGATTCTCGTCTCgagaaggcgaagaagtCTACTTCCGCACTCCAATTGTCTTGAAAGATTTC includes the following:
- a CDS encoding uncharacterized protein (Similar to TIGR gene model, INSD accession AAW44223.1), producing MKYALFALALAGAVSAQSNSTSNSTESILIPTNITSSCSSFLSELNSDSTLSSCVAPLINATASFSPTVVASTNLTEDTINYTLASICKGKGGCDDATIRKWLGKFYSECYSELTSSTGYNSHVRELYDILYVVNPLKDAVCAVDSSNQEYCVNQIVQSESISTSNSTASNSTSADDASVALNTTTLFANFAAVGSGLSPVEIAASSLYVEITSSAYSLKKRFLDTVLSRRAAQSVHMATVITPNVTTYKNTNLPFLFLQPSMGSSALCTPCTREILVAYIKWETQMPYALGLKQSPILGGQSALWSAINSTCGTTYVNAINSEVGSALSSSLNGSSSGAESLLVGQGGLKGLTVIVGATVVAGVMGLLI